One Micromonospora craniellae genomic region harbors:
- a CDS encoding SDR family NAD(P)-dependent oxidoreductase produces MARRPRPVMTPSAADDDAPAPLPEPVTMRLDGKVALVTGAGSPDGIGYATARRLTDLGARVAIVSTTRRIHERAGELGVTGFVADLTDESEVGALADAVAEQLGDVEVLVNNAGLASRASPEVLRPVAQLSYEEWRAEIDRNLTTAFLCSRAFIGGMAERGWGRIVNLAATAGPVNALPTEAAYAAAKAGVVGLTRALAMEMIADGVTVNAVAPGTIYTAASTMAEIKQGLGTPVGRPGTPDEVAAAITFLCSPAASYITGQMLVVDGGNSVREARFR; encoded by the coding sequence GTGGCCCGACGCCCCCGCCCGGTGATGACACCGAGCGCGGCGGACGACGACGCGCCGGCACCGCTGCCCGAGCCGGTGACCATGCGGTTGGACGGCAAGGTCGCCCTGGTCACGGGGGCAGGCAGCCCGGACGGCATCGGGTACGCAACCGCCCGCCGGCTGACCGACCTGGGTGCCCGGGTGGCGATCGTCTCCACCACACGACGCATCCACGAGCGGGCCGGCGAACTCGGGGTGACCGGCTTCGTCGCCGACCTCACCGACGAGTCGGAGGTCGGCGCGTTGGCCGACGCCGTCGCCGAGCAGCTCGGCGACGTGGAGGTCCTGGTCAACAACGCCGGACTGGCCAGCCGGGCGAGCCCGGAGGTGCTCCGGCCGGTCGCCCAGCTCAGCTACGAGGAGTGGCGGGCCGAGATCGACCGGAACCTGACCACCGCGTTCCTGTGCAGCCGGGCCTTCATCGGCGGGATGGCCGAACGCGGCTGGGGTCGCATCGTCAACCTGGCGGCCACCGCCGGGCCGGTCAACGCCCTGCCCACCGAGGCGGCGTACGCGGCGGCCAAGGCTGGGGTGGTGGGACTGACCCGGGCGCTGGCCATGGAGATGATCGCCGACGGGGTGACCGTCAACGCGGTCGCGCCCGGCACCATCTACACCGCAGCCTCCACCATGGCCGAGATCAAACAGGGATTGGGCACCCCGGTGGGCCGCCCCGGCACCCCCGACGAGGTGGCCGCGGCGATCACCTTCCTCTGCTCACCGGCGGCGTCGTACATCACCGGGCAGATGCTGGTGGTCGACGGCGGCAACAGCGTACGGGAGGCGCGGTTCCGCTGA
- a CDS encoding DUF4190 domain-containing protein, whose product MTQPPPAGGWPDPASAGQPSSPPADPLLSVPAQPAGYDPYRPAGPYPPIDPYAAKSDLPPAPAQYPPAGYPPPAQLGYGYPPGYGYPQQSTNSLAIVALILSLIGIGSCFTAPIGAIMGHVAMRQIRETGEGGEGMAKAAIIVGWILTGFIVLVVLAYVSIFIIWAARTTTV is encoded by the coding sequence ATGACACAGCCCCCACCGGCCGGTGGCTGGCCCGACCCCGCGTCGGCCGGTCAGCCTTCCAGTCCGCCGGCCGATCCTCTCCTGTCGGTCCCCGCTCAGCCTGCCGGGTACGACCCGTACCGGCCGGCCGGCCCCTACCCGCCGATCGACCCGTACGCCGCGAAGTCCGATCTCCCGCCGGCTCCCGCGCAGTACCCGCCCGCCGGCTACCCGCCACCGGCCCAGCTCGGGTACGGCTACCCGCCCGGCTACGGCTACCCGCAGCAGAGCACCAACTCGCTGGCCATCGTGGCGCTGATCCTCTCGCTGATCGGGATCGGCTCATGCTTCACCGCACCGATCGGCGCGATCATGGGGCACGTGGCGATGCGCCAGATCCGGGAGACCGGCGAGGGTGGCGAGGGAATGGCGAAGGCGGCCATCATCGTCGGCTGGATCCTCACCGGGTTCATCGTGCTGGTGGTGCTCGCCTACGTGTCGATCTTCATCATCTGGGCTGCCAGGACGACCACCGTCTGA
- a CDS encoding SDR family NAD(P)-dependent oxidoreductase produces MTGVYGPADDLNGRRLVLVTGASSGIGLAAAIDLARRGDQLVLVGRDPSRLRAAADEVREASGERPEMFRADFAALDDVRRLAEQVRAAYDRIDVLANNAGAIVLQPITTVDGFELSIQANHLAPFLLSNLLADRVGRMVVTASGAHRSGTLDPDDLNRPLRRFRPMGAYGTSKQANILFTAEAARRWPDVDSYCFHPGVVRTRFGNESRLVSLGMRLLPLRGPVKGARTLVWLANQDRARLIGGGYYFDCRPRRPLRKASDPQLAARLWAASAAAVGLPA; encoded by the coding sequence GTGACCGGGGTGTATGGACCTGCGGATGATCTCAATGGCCGTCGACTCGTGCTGGTGACCGGAGCCAGTTCCGGCATCGGACTGGCTGCGGCGATCGACCTGGCGCGTCGCGGTGACCAGTTGGTACTCGTCGGGCGCGACCCGTCCCGGCTGCGTGCGGCCGCCGACGAGGTACGCGAGGCGTCCGGTGAGCGTCCCGAAATGTTCCGCGCCGACTTCGCGGCCCTGGACGACGTACGGCGGTTGGCCGAGCAGGTGCGGGCCGCGTACGACCGGATCGACGTGTTGGCCAACAACGCGGGCGCGATCGTGCTTCAGCCGATCACCACGGTCGACGGTTTCGAGTTGTCCATCCAGGCCAACCATCTGGCGCCGTTCCTGCTCAGCAACCTGTTGGCCGACCGGGTCGGGCGGATGGTGGTGACCGCCTCCGGCGCGCACCGCAGCGGCACACTGGACCCGGACGACCTGAACCGGCCGCTGCGCCGCTTCCGTCCGATGGGCGCGTACGGCACCAGCAAGCAGGCCAACATCCTGTTCACGGCGGAGGCGGCCCGGAGGTGGCCGGACGTCGACTCGTACTGCTTCCATCCCGGCGTGGTGCGGACCCGGTTCGGCAACGAGAGTCGCCTGGTCTCCCTCGGGATGCGGCTGTTGCCGCTGCGCGGGCCGGTCAAGGGGGCGCGGACCCTGGTGTGGCTGGCCAACCAGGACCGCGCCCGTCTGATCGGTGGCGGCTACTACTTCGACTGCCGACCGCGCCGGCCGCTGCGCAAGGCGTCCGACCCGCAGCTCGCGGCCCGGCTCTGGGCGGCCAGCGCGGCGGCGGTCGGCCTCCCCGCCTGA
- a CDS encoding HAD family hydrolase yields MPRFQAVLFDFFGTLTRPVQRGPGHRITARLLGCPTETFVELLDRTFYERAGGRFGSAEATLRWLCEQAGVRPTEEALHAAAAARLDAVRTDTRLRDEAVPTLRALRERGVRTGVISDCTHELPVFLPELAVAPLLDVRIYSVQVGRCKPDAALYLAACARLGLRPEDCLYVGDGGSQELTGAQRAGLSAARLATPDLVDHLVFNVDTAWTGRELGTLGEVIELVESAGAGRRQRMPAGRAAPVTVR; encoded by the coding sequence ATGCCCAGGTTCCAGGCGGTGCTGTTCGACTTCTTCGGCACGCTGACCCGTCCGGTTCAGCGCGGTCCCGGTCACCGCATCACCGCCCGACTGCTCGGATGTCCGACGGAGACCTTCGTCGAGCTGCTCGACCGCACATTCTACGAGCGCGCCGGCGGGCGTTTCGGCAGCGCCGAGGCCACCCTGCGCTGGTTGTGCGAGCAGGCCGGCGTACGGCCGACCGAGGAGGCGCTGCACGCGGCGGCGGCCGCCCGCTTGGACGCCGTACGCACCGACACGCGTCTGCGCGACGAGGCGGTGCCGACGTTGCGGGCGTTGCGGGAGCGGGGGGTACGCACCGGTGTGATCAGCGACTGCACGCACGAGTTGCCGGTGTTCCTGCCGGAGTTGGCCGTCGCGCCACTGCTGGACGTGCGGATCTACTCGGTGCAGGTGGGGCGCTGCAAACCGGATGCCGCGCTCTATCTGGCGGCCTGCGCGCGGCTGGGTCTGCGTCCGGAGGACTGCCTGTACGTGGGCGACGGCGGCAGTCAGGAGCTGACCGGCGCGCAGCGGGCCGGGCTGAGCGCGGCCCGGTTGGCCACCCCGGATCTGGTCGACCATCTGGTCTTCAACGTCGACACCGCCTGGACCGGTCGGGAGCTGGGCACCCTCGGCGAGGTGATCGAGCTGGTCGAGTCGGCGGGTGCCGGCCGGCGGCAGCGGATGCCGGCCGGGCGGGCCGCACCGGTGACGGTGCGGTAG
- a CDS encoding PhzF family phenazine biosynthesis protein, producing MSTLAYEIVDVFTDRPYAGNPLAVVFGAEGLATEQMQALAREFNLSETVFVLPATQVNATYRARIFTPTEELPFAGHPSVGAAVTASRRGLFAAGQVSQECGAGVLPIEVTGDGATLTGGTPALGPEFDPEPLLEVAGLVADDHLGPAPRVAGCGLEFPFLPVRPDALARAEVNPVAARRYGIEHVSVFSWNAAAQTAQARVFVPGLGVPEDPATGSAALGLGVWLVASGLLPGEGRSSYTVRQGIEMGRPSTLNCTVTAAGGVALGASVAGQVMPVARGEILVPPFVG from the coding sequence ATGTCGACCTTGGCTTACGAGATCGTGGACGTCTTCACCGATCGCCCGTACGCGGGGAACCCGCTCGCGGTGGTCTTCGGCGCCGAGGGGCTGGCCACCGAACAGATGCAGGCGCTGGCCCGGGAGTTCAACCTCTCCGAGACGGTCTTCGTGCTGCCCGCGACCCAGGTCAACGCCACCTACCGGGCGCGGATCTTCACCCCGACCGAGGAGTTGCCGTTCGCCGGCCATCCCAGCGTGGGCGCGGCGGTGACCGCGAGCCGGCGCGGCCTGTTCGCGGCTGGGCAGGTCAGCCAGGAGTGCGGTGCCGGAGTACTGCCGATCGAGGTGACCGGCGACGGTGCCACGCTGACCGGCGGCACCCCCGCTCTCGGTCCCGAGTTCGACCCGGAGCCGCTGCTGGAGGTGGCCGGGCTGGTCGCCGACGACCACCTCGGCCCGGCACCCCGGGTGGCCGGCTGCGGGCTGGAGTTCCCGTTCCTGCCGGTACGCCCCGACGCCCTGGCGAGGGCCGAGGTCAATCCGGTGGCGGCCCGGCGGTACGGAATCGAACACGTGAGCGTCTTCTCCTGGAACGCCGCCGCGCAAACCGCGCAGGCCCGCGTCTTCGTCCCCGGTCTCGGCGTACCCGAGGATCCGGCGACCGGCTCGGCCGCCCTCGGCCTGGGCGTGTGGCTGGTCGCCAGCGGCCTGCTGCCCGGCGAGGGACGGTCGTCGTACACCGTCCGGCAGGGCATCGAGATGGGCCGGCCGTCGACACTGAACTGCACGGTGACCGCCGCCGGTGGGGTGGCGCTGGGTGCCAGCGTGGCCGGCCAGGTGATGCCGGTGGCCCGGGGCGAGATCCTGGTGCCGCCGTTCGTCGGCTGA
- a CDS encoding IS982 family transposase, whose protein sequence is MTQDLDTLLTALYVKIDDSIRTPRWRGRPPLLTDSELVCLAVAQVLLGARSEAHWIRYARIHLRPWFPYLPQRPGYNKRLRAALPLIKKVIRDLARDSDFWFDHHWIVDSTPIPCGMSRPTAQRSDLAGWAGYGYCASHSRFFWGLRLYLVCTPTGMPILWALANPKIGEREVLAAMLDVEAGVVAEHDRILLISDKGFASKPFERQLAEQGIELLRPSRKKEKARYGEPMLKKVRQLIESVNDTLKGQLDLEQHGGRTFDGVAVRVAQRLLAMTAAIWHNNKTGAPVTRSLIAYDH, encoded by the coding sequence GTGACGCAAGACCTGGATACCCTCTTGACCGCACTGTACGTGAAGATCGACGACAGCATCCGCACCCCCCGGTGGCGGGGACGGCCGCCGCTACTGACCGACTCCGAACTGGTATGCCTCGCGGTGGCGCAGGTCCTGCTCGGTGCCCGCTCTGAGGCGCACTGGATCCGCTACGCCCGTATCCACCTGCGCCCCTGGTTTCCCTACCTGCCGCAGCGGCCGGGCTACAACAAACGGCTCCGCGCTGCCCTGCCGCTGATCAAAAAGGTCATCCGGGACCTGGCCCGCGACAGTGACTTCTGGTTCGACCACCACTGGATCGTCGACTCCACCCCCATCCCGTGCGGCATGTCCCGCCCCACCGCCCAGCGCTCAGACCTCGCCGGCTGGGCCGGATACGGCTACTGCGCCTCCCATTCCCGCTTCTTCTGGGGACTCCGGCTCTACCTGGTCTGCACCCCGACCGGGATGCCGATCCTGTGGGCCCTCGCGAACCCGAAGATCGGCGAGCGAGAGGTCCTCGCCGCGATGCTGGACGTCGAGGCCGGCGTGGTGGCAGAGCACGACAGGATCCTGCTGATCAGCGACAAGGGATTCGCCTCCAAGCCATTCGAGCGGCAGTTGGCCGAGCAGGGCATCGAACTGCTGCGCCCGTCCCGCAAGAAGGAGAAGGCCCGCTACGGCGAGCCGATGCTCAAGAAGGTCCGCCAGTTGATCGAGTCGGTCAACGACACCCTCAAAGGCCAGCTTGACCTGGAACAACACGGCGGACGAACCTTCGACGGTGTGGCCGTCCGGGTCGCCCAACGCCTCCTCGCCATGACCGCGGCGATCTGGCACAACAACAAGACCGGCGCACCCGTCACCCGGTCACTGATCGCCTACGACCACTGA
- a CDS encoding magnesium transporter MgtE N-terminal domain-containing protein, whose amino-acid sequence MSTPTRVYLARLAGVAVFDPNGDQVGRVRDAVARLRAGQRPPEVVGLVAEIPMRRRIFLSINRIISIDADAVVLGSGTLNLRRFEKRPNELLVLQELLDRRVQLDPDDRAATVVDVAMECSRAGDWSLARVAAREQTGRLARRGNLQQVEWEKVRGLSGLAEPGGTANLLAVLEDMRPADLANALQDLPDARRNEVAAALDDPRLADVLSELPERDQVEILTALGRERAADVLEEMDPDDAADLLGELPPPEQDVLLDLMEPDEADPVRQLLKYTPGTAGSVMTSEPVILPPDATVAEALARIREPQLSPAVAAQVFVSRAPMATPTGRYLGMVHFQRLLREPPADLLGGVVVNDIDPLRPTTPLPEITRRMATYDLVAMPVIDLNNRLVGAVTVDDVLDHLLPPDWRDRDAVPGPPPEAADGAVSADVSTERADG is encoded by the coding sequence GTGAGCACGCCGACCCGGGTCTACCTCGCCCGTCTCGCCGGCGTCGCCGTCTTCGACCCGAACGGCGACCAGGTGGGCCGGGTACGCGACGCGGTGGCTCGGCTCCGCGCCGGCCAGCGACCGCCCGAGGTGGTGGGCCTGGTCGCCGAGATCCCGATGCGGCGGCGCATCTTCCTCTCCATCAACCGGATCATCTCGATCGACGCGGACGCGGTGGTGCTCGGCAGTGGCACGTTGAACCTGCGCCGATTCGAGAAGCGCCCGAACGAGTTGCTGGTGCTCCAGGAGTTGCTCGACCGCCGGGTGCAGCTCGACCCGGACGACCGGGCGGCGACGGTGGTGGACGTGGCGATGGAGTGCAGCCGGGCCGGGGACTGGTCACTGGCCCGGGTGGCGGCCCGGGAACAGACCGGCCGGCTGGCCCGCCGGGGCAATCTCCAGCAGGTCGAGTGGGAGAAGGTACGCGGGCTCAGCGGCCTCGCCGAGCCCGGCGGTACCGCCAACCTGCTCGCCGTCCTGGAGGACATGCGCCCGGCGGACCTGGCCAACGCGTTGCAGGATCTGCCGGACGCCCGCCGCAACGAGGTCGCGGCGGCGCTGGACGACCCCCGGCTCGCCGACGTGCTGAGCGAGTTGCCCGAACGCGACCAGGTGGAGATCCTCACCGCGCTGGGCCGCGAGCGGGCCGCCGACGTGCTGGAGGAGATGGATCCCGACGACGCCGCCGACCTGCTGGGCGAGCTGCCGCCACCGGAGCAGGACGTGTTGCTCGACCTGATGGAGCCGGACGAGGCCGACCCGGTCCGGCAGTTGCTGAAGTACACCCCCGGGACGGCCGGCAGCGTGATGACGTCCGAGCCGGTCATCCTGCCCCCGGACGCGACGGTGGCGGAGGCGCTGGCCCGGATCCGGGAACCGCAGCTCTCCCCGGCGGTCGCCGCGCAGGTGTTCGTGTCCCGTGCGCCGATGGCCACACCGACCGGCCGCTACCTGGGCATGGTGCATTTCCAGCGGCTGCTCCGCGAGCCACCGGCGGACCTGCTCGGCGGGGTGGTGGTCAACGACATCGACCCGTTGCGGCCGACCACCCCGCTGCCGGAGATCACCCGCCGGATGGCCACCTACGACCTGGTCGCCATGCCGGTGATCGACCTGAACAACCGGCTGGTGGGCGCGGTCACGGTCGACGACGTGCTGGACCATCTGCTGCCCCCGGACTGGCGGGACCGCGACGCCGTGCCGGGCCCCCCACCGGAGGCCGCCGACGGTGCGGTGTCCGCCGATGTGAGCACGGAGCGAGCCGATGGCTGA
- a CDS encoding DUF1003 domain-containing protein translates to MAEQRRTERLDLPREPRGLKLPRVDQETFGRWSEAIARGMGTANFIVYMTLFITLWFVWNTLAPAGLRFDPYTFTFLTLVLSIQASYAAPLILLAQNRQADRDRVALDEDRRRAGMQKADTEYLAREIAALRIALGEVATRDFLRSELARMAEELDEAAQRRLRLERRLREGSAARGDDADPLDEPRDEMDGDLPGDGRRDSGTSRHP, encoded by the coding sequence ATGGCTGAGCAGCGGCGGACAGAGCGGCTGGACCTGCCCCGGGAGCCGCGTGGCCTGAAGTTGCCCCGGGTCGACCAGGAGACCTTCGGCCGCTGGTCGGAGGCGATCGCGCGGGGCATGGGTACGGCGAACTTCATCGTCTACATGACGCTGTTCATCACCCTGTGGTTCGTCTGGAACACGCTCGCCCCGGCGGGCCTGCGCTTCGACCCGTACACCTTCACGTTCCTCACCCTGGTCCTGTCCATCCAGGCGTCGTACGCGGCGCCGCTGATCCTGCTGGCGCAGAACCGCCAGGCCGACCGGGACCGGGTGGCGTTGGACGAGGACCGGCGCCGGGCGGGCATGCAGAAGGCCGACACGGAGTACCTGGCCCGGGAGATCGCGGCGCTGCGGATCGCGTTGGGCGAGGTGGCGACCCGGGACTTCCTCCGTTCCGAGCTGGCCCGGATGGCCGAGGAACTGGACGAGGCGGCACAGCGTCGCCTGCGGTTGGAGCGGCGGCTCCGGGAGGGATCGGCGGCGCGGGGCGACGACGCCGATCCGCTGGACGAGCCCCGCGACGAGATGGACGGCGACCTTCCGGGGGACGGCCGGCGCGACAGCGGCACCTCCCGCCACCCCTGA
- a CDS encoding Mrp/NBP35 family ATP-binding protein, with translation MSAPVSTVHDAVQAALATVDDPEIRRPITELGMVRSAEVGDDGVVRVALLLTVAGCPLKDKLRADITAAVSAVSGVTGVEIDFGVMSTEQRQQLQATLRGGGASEEPVIPFAQPGSRTRVYAVASGKGGVGKSSVTVNLAAALAARGLSVGVVDADIYGHSVPRMLGADGRPTRVEDMIMPPESHGVKVISIGMFTAGNAAVVWRGPMLHRALQQFLADVYWGDLDVLLLDLPPGTGDVAISLAQLLPNAEILVVTTPQAAAAEVAERAGAIALQTHQRVVGVIENMSWLELPDGSRMEVFGAGGGQTVADSLTQTIGAQVPLLGQVPLDTRVREAGDEGNPIVLAAPDSPAAKALGQVADRLAVRRESLLGKPLGLTPAGR, from the coding sequence ATGTCAGCTCCCGTCAGCACCGTCCACGACGCCGTCCAGGCCGCCCTGGCCACCGTCGACGACCCGGAGATCCGCCGGCCGATCACCGAACTCGGCATGGTCAGATCCGCCGAGGTCGGCGACGACGGGGTGGTCCGGGTCGCGCTGCTACTCACGGTCGCCGGTTGTCCGTTGAAGGACAAGCTGCGGGCGGACATCACCGCCGCGGTGAGCGCGGTGAGCGGGGTCACCGGCGTGGAGATCGACTTCGGTGTGATGAGCACCGAGCAGCGCCAGCAGCTTCAGGCCACGCTGCGCGGCGGTGGGGCGTCCGAGGAGCCGGTCATCCCGTTCGCGCAGCCGGGCTCCCGCACCCGGGTGTACGCGGTGGCCAGCGGCAAGGGTGGCGTGGGCAAGTCCAGCGTGACGGTGAACCTGGCGGCGGCGCTGGCCGCGCGGGGCCTCTCCGTCGGCGTGGTGGACGCGGACATCTACGGACACTCGGTGCCCCGGATGCTCGGCGCGGACGGCCGTCCCACCCGCGTCGAGGACATGATCATGCCGCCGGAGTCGCACGGCGTGAAGGTCATCTCGATCGGCATGTTCACCGCCGGCAACGCCGCGGTCGTGTGGCGCGGGCCGATGCTGCACCGCGCGCTGCAGCAGTTCCTCGCCGACGTGTACTGGGGCGACCTGGACGTGCTCCTGCTCGACCTGCCCCCGGGCACCGGTGACGTGGCCATCTCGCTGGCCCAGTTGCTGCCGAACGCCGAGATCCTGGTCGTCACCACGCCGCAGGCCGCTGCCGCCGAAGTGGCCGAGCGGGCCGGCGCGATCGCGTTGCAGACCCATCAGCGGGTGGTCGGTGTGATCGAGAACATGTCCTGGCTGGAGCTGCCGGACGGCTCCCGGATGGAGGTCTTCGGCGCCGGTGGCGGTCAGACCGTCGCCGACTCGCTGACCCAGACCATCGGCGCGCAGGTGCCGCTGCTGGGTCAGGTGCCGCTCGACACCCGGGTACGCGAGGCGGGCGACGAGGGGAACCCGATCGTCCTGGCCGCGCCGGACTCCCCGGCGGCGAAGGCGCTGGGTCAGGTCGCCGACCGGCTCGCGGTGCGCCGGGAGTCGCTGCTGGGAAAGCCGCTCGGTCTCACGCCGGCCGGCCGCTGA
- a CDS encoding Sec-independent protein translocase family protein translates to MFENLNMWEVGALLLLALLIFGDRLPQVISDGLRMVRNLRNMARNATTDLSKELGTDIQLEDLHPKAFIRKHLLSEEDEQAIRKPMQGIYDNLRADVTGVHNDLKEVATAADLRTPTATPLTTRTSAPAASPPPAPRAASYDEIT, encoded by the coding sequence GTGTTCGAGAACCTGAACATGTGGGAGGTCGGCGCGCTGCTGCTGCTGGCGCTGCTGATCTTCGGTGACCGGCTGCCGCAGGTGATCAGCGACGGCCTGCGGATGGTGCGCAACCTGCGCAACATGGCGCGGAACGCCACCACCGACCTCAGCAAGGAGCTGGGCACCGACATCCAGTTGGAGGACCTGCACCCCAAGGCGTTCATCCGCAAGCACCTGCTCAGCGAGGAAGACGAGCAGGCGATCCGCAAACCGATGCAGGGCATCTACGACAACCTTCGGGCGGACGTCACCGGCGTGCACAACGACCTCAAGGAGGTCGCCACCGCCGCCGACCTGCGGACCCCCACCGCCACGCCGTTGACGACGCGTACCTCCGCCCCGGCAGCGTCCCCGCCGCCGGCCCCGCGCGCCGCCAGCTACGACGAGATCACCTGA
- a CDS encoding S1C family serine protease, whose translation MTDGWDWRQPGASGVPAGQPVPGAPPASSPAREGGPPGASPWWSDALTDPWRDPNALAAVVLPAAPIVGAEPEQVTDPDAPGRPRLHQMLLVPLLAALLAGTLGGALGYAFAIRGGADGPVLGAAPGTAPTLAQRPPESLAGVAERVLPSVVTVRVAGVGGTSEGSGFIVSTDGHVITNDHVVAGGSGKASVVFNDGSTDSATVVGQDPESDLAVIKVSRTGLRPVEFGDSDALAVGDPVLAFGSPLSLANTVTSGIVSALDRTMQAGEPGGPTRYYAAIQTDAAVNHGNSGGPLVDAAGRVIGVNSTIKSLVADGQEAGNIGLAFAIPINQAKRVTQEIIGTGKARRTVIGAQVGGPGANTSGAGVRLAAVEPAGPAAGAGLRAGDVILRLDGRPMTEPTDLIALVRKYAPGSVVTVEYRRGSDRQNASVTLAADAK comes from the coding sequence GTGACCGACGGCTGGGACTGGCGCCAGCCCGGCGCGAGCGGCGTACCGGCGGGACAGCCGGTGCCCGGAGCTCCGCCGGCGAGTTCGCCGGCACGCGAGGGCGGCCCGCCGGGCGCCTCACCGTGGTGGTCCGACGCGCTCACCGACCCGTGGCGGGATCCGAACGCGCTGGCGGCGGTGGTGCTGCCGGCGGCACCGATCGTCGGTGCCGAGCCGGAACAGGTCACCGACCCGGACGCGCCCGGCCGCCCGAGACTGCACCAGATGCTGCTGGTCCCGCTGCTGGCCGCGTTGCTCGCCGGCACGCTCGGCGGTGCCCTCGGGTACGCCTTCGCGATCCGTGGCGGCGCGGACGGGCCGGTGCTCGGTGCCGCGCCCGGCACCGCCCCCACGCTCGCGCAGCGCCCGCCGGAGTCACTGGCCGGTGTGGCCGAGCGGGTCCTGCCCAGCGTGGTCACCGTCCGGGTGGCCGGGGTGGGCGGCACCAGCGAGGGCTCCGGGTTCATCGTCAGCACCGACGGACACGTGATCACCAACGACCACGTGGTCGCCGGCGGCAGCGGCAAGGCCTCGGTGGTCTTCAACGACGGCAGCACCGACTCGGCGACCGTGGTGGGCCAGGACCCGGAGTCCGACCTCGCCGTGATCAAGGTCTCACGTACCGGGCTGCGTCCGGTCGAGTTCGGCGACTCCGACGCCCTCGCGGTCGGTGACCCGGTGCTGGCCTTCGGTTCGCCGCTGTCGCTGGCGAACACGGTCACGTCGGGCATCGTCAGCGCCCTGGACCGGACCATGCAGGCCGGTGAGCCGGGCGGCCCGACGCGCTACTACGCCGCGATCCAGACCGACGCCGCGGTCAACCACGGCAACTCGGGCGGGCCGCTTGTCGACGCGGCGGGACGGGTGATCGGCGTCAACTCCACCATCAAGTCCCTCGTCGCCGACGGCCAGGAGGCCGGCAACATCGGTCTCGCCTTCGCCATCCCGATCAACCAGGCCAAGCGGGTCACCCAGGAGATCATCGGCACCGGCAAGGCCCGGCGTACGGTGATCGGCGCGCAGGTCGGCGGGCCCGGTGCCAACACCAGCGGGGCGGGCGTCCGCCTCGCCGCGGTGGAACCGGCGGGGCCGGCGGCCGGTGCCGGGCTCCGGGCCGGCGACGTGATCCTGCGGCTCGACGGCCGACCGATGACCGAGCCGACCGACCTGATCGCCCTGGTCCGCAAGTACGCGCCCGGCTCCGTGGTGACGGTCGAGTACCGGCGGGGAAGCGACCGGCAGAACGCCTCGGTCACGCTGGCGGCGGATGCGAAGTGA
- a CDS encoding O-methyltransferase, with the protein MLAARRCPIATVAGSGSSTNPALQFAESYVTEDLVLRTARSLAREVGLDAVTPGAGAALRLLAAAGNARAVVEIGTGTGVSGVWLLRGMRADGVLTTIDVEVEHQRIARRIFTEAGFVAGRTRIITGRALDVLPRLADGAYDLVFVDAEATGFTACVEAALRLLRPGGVLVLNGTLAGGRIGDPAARDAETVTVRETVKAIRESEHWIPAMLPVGDGLLAAVRC; encoded by the coding sequence ATGCTCGCCGCCCGGAGGTGTCCCATCGCCACGGTCGCCGGTTCCGGCAGTTCGACGAACCCGGCTCTCCAGTTCGCGGAGTCGTACGTCACCGAGGATCTCGTGCTGCGTACCGCGCGCAGCCTCGCCCGAGAGGTCGGACTCGACGCGGTCACCCCGGGCGCGGGTGCCGCGTTGCGCCTGCTCGCCGCCGCCGGCAACGCGCGGGCGGTGGTCGAGATCGGCACCGGCACCGGGGTCAGCGGCGTCTGGCTGCTGCGCGGCATGCGGGCCGACGGGGTGCTCACCACCATCGACGTCGAGGTGGAGCACCAACGGATCGCCCGCCGGATCTTCACCGAGGCCGGCTTCGTCGCCGGCCGGACCCGCATCATCACCGGACGGGCGCTGGACGTGCTGCCCCGACTCGCGGACGGCGCGTACGACCTGGTGTTCGTCGACGCCGAGGCGACCGGCTTCACCGCCTGCGTGGAGGCCGCGCTGCGGCTGCTGCGGCCGGGCGGGGTGCTGGTCCTCAACGGCACGCTGGCCGGGGGTCGGATCGGTGACCCGGCCGCCCGGGACGCGGAGACGGTGACGGTGCGCGAGACGGTGAAGGCCATCCGCGAGTCGGAGCACTGGATCCCGGCGATGCTGCCGGTGGGCGACGGACTGCTGGCCGCGGTGCGCTGCTGA